A single window of Jeotgalibacillus haloalkalitolerans DNA harbors:
- the murD gene encoding UDP-N-acetylmuramoyl-L-alanine--D-glutamate ligase — translation MIDYKGYQNKKVLVVGLAKSGVAASLLLHRLGAFVTVNDWKPLSENKDAQQLLDQGIKVICGSHPVELLDEGFELIVKNPGIPYNNPLIKGAIAKGLPVLTEVELAYHISEADIIGVTGTNGKTTTTTLIHEMITKDQKKSYAAGNIGTVACEVAQIAQPGEAMVIELSSFQLMGIRQFAPSISIITNIYDAHLDYHASKKEYVDAKAAITRNQTAEDYLIVNADQEELMAAVKHSKAQLNPFSTKRFLDKGISTDGEKIFMNGEAIVAMKDIVLPGRHNLENIMAAIGAAKLYGVSDESIRQVLTEFSGVKHRTQFVREWNNIKFYNDSKATNILATQSALDAFSSPTILLCGGLDRGNSFDELAESMSNVKTAVVFGETADKMADTAKHAGVEHIINVKDVEEAVFAAAEAAQSGDIVLLSPACASWDQYPTFEVRGDIFIDAVNKLK, via the coding sequence ATGATTGATTATAAAGGTTATCAAAACAAAAAAGTGTTAGTTGTTGGGCTGGCTAAAAGCGGGGTTGCAGCATCATTGCTTCTCCACAGACTTGGTGCTTTCGTTACAGTAAATGACTGGAAGCCTCTATCGGAAAATAAAGATGCCCAGCAGCTGCTAGATCAGGGGATTAAAGTGATTTGCGGAAGTCATCCTGTAGAATTACTTGATGAAGGCTTTGAGCTGATTGTCAAAAATCCCGGCATTCCATATAATAACCCTTTAATTAAAGGGGCGATTGCCAAAGGTCTGCCGGTTCTGACTGAAGTCGAGCTTGCATATCACATCAGTGAAGCAGATATCATTGGTGTAACCGGAACAAACGGTAAAACGACTACAACCACACTGATTCATGAAATGATTACAAAGGATCAAAAGAAATCTTATGCAGCTGGTAATATTGGAACGGTTGCATGTGAAGTCGCTCAGATTGCACAGCCCGGTGAAGCGATGGTTATTGAACTTTCATCCTTTCAGCTGATGGGTATCAGACAATTTGCGCCATCCATTTCGATTATCACCAATATATATGATGCCCACCTGGATTATCATGCTTCCAAAAAGGAATATGTAGATGCTAAAGCTGCTATCACAAGAAATCAGACAGCTGAAGATTATTTGATCGTAAACGCTGATCAGGAGGAATTAATGGCAGCTGTGAAACACAGTAAAGCACAGTTGAACCCATTTTCTACAAAGAGATTTCTTGATAAGGGTATTTCCACTGATGGAGAGAAGATCTTTATGAATGGTGAAGCCATTGTGGCAATGAAGGATATTGTGCTTCCAGGACGACATAACTTGGAGAATATTATGGCAGCGATCGGTGCTGCCAAATTATATGGTGTATCAGATGAAAGCATTAGACAAGTGCTGACCGAGTTCTCAGGCGTAAAACACCGCACACAATTTGTAAGAGAATGGAATAATATTAAGTTCTATAATGATTCAAAAGCGACAAACATTCTTGCGACCCAAAGTGCGCTTGATGCATTTAGTTCGCCTACTATCCTTTTATGTGGCGGGCTTGACCGGGGCAATAGCTTTGATGAGCTTGCTGAATCAATGTCCAATGTGAAAACTGCGGTTGTATTTGGTGAAACAGCAGATAAAATGGCAGATACAGCGAAGCATGCAGGTGTTGAACATATTATAAACGTTAAGGATGTTGAAGAGGCAGTATTTGCGGCGGCTGAGGCTGCACAAAGCGGTGACATTGTATTGCTGTCACCTGCCTGTGCAAGCTGGGATCAGTACCCGACATTTGAAGTGCGTGGAGACATATTTATTGATGCGGTGAATAAGCTGAAGTAA
- the ftsW gene encoding putative lipid II flippase FtsW: MDRLLFSFVLICSIFGVMLIDSASSVWALDRFGDAHFFSARQAIYLVAGLVVMLVVSRIDYLFWYRHAKMIYITTVILLVIVLIPGIGLERNGSQSWIGVGPLSVQPAELAKTGVLMLTAGLISSNRKKLTLKQTFFLMLVVLFPFGIVMLQPDLGTGTVLAGSGLSLLFLAGVSIRFFLCLFGTGVAGFAALVIAAPYRMQRIYSFIDPWQDPLGAGFQIIQSLYAAGPGGLFGAGFFESRQKHFYLPEPQNDFIFAIAAEELGLAGSMMIVFLFSVVIWRGILIALHAPDSFSKLLAGGITISLGLQAVMNISVVIGLIPVTGITLPFFSYGGSSLMVVLSMSGILLNISRHAK; the protein is encoded by the coding sequence ATGGATCGTCTGCTATTTTCTTTCGTACTGATCTGCTCAATATTTGGTGTAATGTTAATTGATAGTGCAAGCAGTGTATGGGCATTAGACCGTTTCGGTGATGCCCATTTTTTTTCGGCCAGACAGGCTATTTACCTGGTGGCAGGTCTTGTTGTGATGCTGGTAGTATCAAGAATTGATTATCTATTCTGGTATAGGCACGCAAAAATGATTTACATAACTACAGTCATTTTACTTGTTATTGTGTTAATTCCAGGTATAGGCCTCGAAAGAAACGGTTCCCAAAGCTGGATTGGCGTCGGACCTCTTTCAGTTCAGCCGGCGGAACTTGCTAAAACAGGAGTATTGATGCTGACCGCGGGACTTATCAGTTCTAATAGAAAAAAACTAACGTTGAAACAGACGTTCTTCCTGATGCTCGTTGTCTTATTTCCATTTGGCATCGTAATGCTGCAGCCTGATTTGGGAACAGGTACTGTACTTGCCGGGAGTGGCTTATCGCTATTGTTTTTAGCTGGTGTCAGTATACGGTTTTTTTTATGTCTGTTCGGCACAGGTGTGGCAGGGTTTGCCGCATTAGTCATTGCTGCGCCATACAGAATGCAGAGAATCTATTCTTTTATAGATCCATGGCAGGATCCGCTCGGAGCAGGCTTTCAAATTATCCAGTCACTTTATGCAGCAGGACCGGGTGGCCTGTTTGGTGCAGGTTTTTTTGAAAGCAGACAGAAACATTTCTATCTTCCGGAGCCTCAGAATGATTTTATTTTTGCGATAGCAGCTGAAGAGCTTGGGCTGGCGGGCAGCATGATGATTGTTTTTCTTTTTTCAGTCGTGATCTGGAGGGGAATTCTGATTGCACTTCATGCACCGGACAGCTTCAGTAAGCTGCTTGCAGGAGGGATTACGATTTCGCTTGGTTTACAGGCGGTGATGAATATATCAGTGGTGATCGGATTAATTCCTGTTACGGGTATTACACTGCCGTTTTTCAGTTATGGAGGCTCATCATTAATGGTTGTGCTGAGTATGAGCGGGATATTATTAAATATCAGCCGTCATGCAAAGTAG
- a CDS encoding cell division protein FtsQ/DivIB, with product MKRKPVVSLEDRVPQLRQRRRKRANRRLVGVVLLFVFMIIIVLYFQSPYSKVQNIQISGNSGISEELAIQLSGISTGDPYWTLDIEEAEIRLKDNNMIKNAEIKRDLPLNVEVSIEEYDKVALSREGQQYKAVYENGFISEPQPVQDINFSAPVLNGFQQGQVLSDLASALSNLPGNVLNSISEVHYSPSEVDSNRIVLYMNDGFEVHAVIPTLVEKMTHYPSIVSQLDPEVKGVIDLEVGSYFRAYNAGETANGDTEEALEEQIEEAAEGLPDNDVPTIEENSEG from the coding sequence ATGAAACGCAAGCCGGTTGTCTCGCTTGAAGACAGAGTGCCGCAATTAAGACAGCGCCGGCGTAAAAGAGCGAACAGGCGCTTAGTTGGAGTGGTTTTACTATTCGTTTTCATGATTATTATCGTCCTGTACTTTCAGTCTCCTTACAGTAAGGTACAGAACATTCAAATATCAGGAAATAGTGGGATCTCTGAGGAACTGGCCATTCAATTAAGTGGAATTTCAACCGGAGACCCTTACTGGACTTTAGATATTGAAGAAGCTGAAATCAGACTAAAAGATAATAATATGATTAAAAATGCAGAAATAAAGAGGGATTTACCCTTAAACGTAGAAGTGAGCATTGAAGAATATGACAAGGTGGCACTTAGCAGAGAAGGACAGCAGTATAAAGCTGTATATGAAAACGGCTTTATCAGTGAACCTCAGCCAGTGCAGGATATTAACTTCAGTGCTCCGGTACTGAACGGCTTTCAGCAGGGACAAGTATTAAGTGATCTCGCATCCGCTCTGTCAAACCTTCCGGGAAATGTCTTAAACTCCATTTCTGAAGTGCATTATTCTCCTTCTGAAGTTGATTCCAATAGAATCGTATTGTATATGAACGATGGTTTTGAAGTTCATGCAGTCATTCCCACCCTTGTTGAGAAAATGACGCACTACCCTTCAATTGTGAGTCAGCTTGACCCTGAGGTAAAAGGGGTTATTGATCTTGAAGTAGGGTCCTACTTCAGAGCTTATAATGCCGGCGAAACAGCAAATGGGGATACAGAAGAAGCACTGGAAGAACAGATTGAGGAAGCTGCAGAAGGATTACCTGATAATGATGTTCCAACCATTGAGGAAAACTCAGAAGGGTAA
- the ftsA gene encoding cell division protein FtsA: MSNNEYYVSLDIGSSSVKVVIAELVHDSVNIIGVGNVESEGIRKGSIVDIDETVQSIQKAVDQAERMTGLSIHNVIVGIPANHVALQPCHGVVAVSKEDKEIRDEDIARVLDAAQVMPMSPDRELINVIPRQFIVDGLDEIKDPRGMIGVRLELEGTVVTGSKTMLHNILRCVEKAGLEVADIFLQPLAAGTIALSKDEQDLGTAIIDIGGGSTSIAVFEHGHLIAASTVPAGGEHITKDLSIGLRTTTDDAEKIKRKHGHAFYDYASEDEVFSVPIIGSDQHQQFNQLEISDIIEVRMEEMFELVLNELKRLNIHDLPGGYVLTGGSAAMPGVLELGQAVLQNQVRVAVPDYIGVREPQYTTAVGLIKYAYKHAKLQGQADKQPSASELDHQEYAQKKPRNNETGQKQQKPKQKNEEGRFKKLFGYFFE; encoded by the coding sequence GTGAGCAATAACGAGTATTATGTCAGTCTTGACATTGGATCCTCTTCTGTAAAAGTTGTGATTGCAGAATTGGTCCATGATTCAGTAAATATTATAGGGGTCGGAAATGTAGAGTCTGAGGGAATCCGTAAAGGGTCCATTGTAGATATTGATGAAACCGTACAATCTATCCAGAAAGCAGTAGATCAGGCTGAACGGATGACGGGTCTTTCAATACATAATGTAATTGTCGGAATACCAGCTAATCATGTAGCCCTGCAGCCATGCCATGGAGTAGTGGCAGTTTCTAAAGAAGATAAAGAAATCCGCGATGAAGATATTGCGCGCGTACTTGATGCTGCGCAGGTAATGCCGATGTCTCCGGACAGAGAATTAATCAATGTGATTCCACGTCAGTTCATTGTGGACGGTCTGGATGAGATTAAGGATCCACGCGGTATGATCGGTGTAAGATTAGAGCTTGAAGGAACGGTAGTAACCGGATCAAAAACGATGCTGCATAACATTTTACGCTGTGTGGAAAAAGCAGGGCTTGAAGTAGCAGATATCTTCCTGCAGCCGCTTGCAGCAGGCACCATCGCTCTTTCTAAAGACGAGCAGGATCTGGGCACTGCAATTATTGATATCGGTGGAGGATCTACCAGCATCGCCGTATTTGAACATGGTCATCTCATAGCAGCATCTACCGTGCCTGCAGGTGGGGAACATATTACAAAAGACCTTTCAATCGGGCTGAGAACGACCACAGATGATGCAGAGAAGATTAAACGCAAACATGGTCACGCTTTTTATGACTATGCATCTGAAGATGAAGTGTTCAGCGTACCGATTATCGGAAGCGATCAGCATCAGCAATTTAATCAGCTGGAAATCTCTGATATTATTGAAGTTAGAATGGAAGAAATGTTTGAACTTGTATTGAATGAATTAAAAAGGCTTAACATCCACGATTTGCCGGGAGGTTATGTTCTGACTGGCGGATCTGCTGCAATGCCTGGTGTATTGGAGCTTGGCCAGGCAGTTCTTCAAAACCAGGTCCGGGTCGCTGTGCCTGATTATATCGGTGTAAGAGAACCGCAATATACTACAGCAGTAGGATTAATCAAATATGCATATAAACATGCCAAACTGCAGGGACAGGCCGATAAGCAGCCTTCAGCTTCAGAGTTGGATCATCAGGAATATGCTCAGAAAAAGCCAAGAAACAATGAAACAGGGCAAAAGCAGCAAAAGCCAAAGCAGAAAAATGAAGAGGGAAGATTTAAAAAACTGTTTGGATACTTCTTTGAATAG
- the ftsZ gene encoding cell division protein FtsZ, whose product MLDFDTNVDSLATIKVIGVGGGGNNAVNRMIEHGVQGVEFIAVNTDAQALNLSKAEIKMQIGGKLTRGLGAGANPEVGKKAAEESREQIEEAIKGADMVFVTAGMGGGTGTGAAPVIAQIARELGSLTVGVVTRPFTFEGRKRATQAAGGISSMKEAVDTLIVIPNDRLLEIVDKSTPMLEAFREADNVLRQGVQGISDLIAVPGLINLDFADVKTIMSNKGSALMGIGIASGENRASEAAKKAISSPLLETSIDGAQGVLMNITGGTNLSLYEVQEAADIVASASDQEVNMIFGSVIDEDLKDEILVTVIATGFSETLNQAKPARPQMGGQVRQQPQQPKREREREPVREQHHREREEAPQAEQRNQQPVEDTLDIPTFLRNRNRRRG is encoded by the coding sequence ATGTTAGATTTCGATACGAATGTTGATTCCCTGGCAACCATAAAAGTCATCGGTGTAGGCGGCGGCGGAAATAATGCTGTGAACCGTATGATCGAGCACGGTGTTCAGGGAGTAGAATTTATAGCAGTAAATACAGATGCTCAGGCACTTAATCTTTCAAAAGCAGAGATTAAGATGCAAATCGGCGGTAAGCTTACGCGCGGACTTGGTGCAGGTGCTAATCCTGAAGTTGGTAAAAAAGCAGCTGAAGAAAGCCGTGAACAGATTGAAGAAGCAATTAAAGGCGCAGATATGGTATTCGTCACAGCCGGAATGGGTGGCGGAACAGGAACTGGTGCTGCACCAGTTATTGCTCAGATTGCAAGAGAACTCGGCAGTCTGACTGTCGGAGTCGTTACACGTCCATTCACATTTGAAGGACGCAAGCGTGCAACGCAGGCTGCAGGCGGTATCAGCTCTATGAAGGAAGCAGTGGACACACTGATTGTGATTCCAAATGACAGACTTCTTGAAATCGTAGATAAGAGTACGCCGATGCTTGAAGCGTTCCGCGAAGCGGATAATGTACTACGCCAGGGTGTTCAGGGTATCTCAGACTTGATCGCAGTACCTGGTCTGATCAACCTTGACTTTGCAGATGTTAAAACAATTATGTCAAACAAAGGTTCTGCACTAATGGGAATCGGTATTGCTTCAGGTGAAAACCGTGCATCAGAAGCTGCGAAAAAGGCAATTTCAAGTCCATTACTTGAAACATCAATTGACGGTGCACAAGGCGTCCTGATGAACATTACAGGTGGTACAAACCTAAGCCTTTATGAAGTTCAGGAAGCAGCTGATATCGTTGCAAGTGCTTCTGATCAGGAAGTAAACATGATTTTTGGTTCTGTCATTGACGAGGATCTGAAAGATGAAATTCTTGTTACAGTAATCGCGACTGGCTTTAGTGAAACACTGAATCAGGCAAAGCCTGCACGTCCTCAAATGGGTGGCCAGGTTAGACAGCAGCCTCAACAGCCAAAGCGCGAAAGAGAAAGAGAACCTGTACGTGAACAGCATCACCGTGAACGTGAAGAAGCTCCTCAGGCTGAACAGCGCAATCAGCAGCCTGTAGAGGATACACTTGATATCCCGACATTCCTGCGCAACCGCAACAGACGCAGAGGGTAA
- a CDS encoding sigma-E processing peptidase SpoIIGA, whose translation MTLYIEYLLLVNICGGLLVMFAVSKCLRTEINIRSACIILFLYTVIEWLAMVYIPQLSGFLATVSILVLSKYTVRGQLVLHVALILLFIFSTGSMTLYTVNLLNFQSYLWCVMILFILLSGQFILSGKASEWISYSSVQASFICEVTLKQGQSKWTGKGYLDSGNALSAPFSGKPVMFADAQVASRLLPAEVVAYINGQSACPEQWKQRISFIPSKSVHKDCKILLGIECDSVEVESEGQTFIFERIPVIFSKEQYYVEQSCHCLLSPLQMLNCYQK comes from the coding sequence ATGACATTGTATATCGAGTATTTACTCCTCGTAAATATTTGTGGGGGACTGCTGGTCATGTTCGCTGTAAGCAAGTGTCTGAGAACCGAAATAAACATCAGGTCAGCATGTATCATTTTATTTCTTTATACGGTGATTGAATGGCTGGCAATGGTCTACATTCCTCAACTGTCAGGTTTTTTAGCAACAGTGTCTATTCTTGTACTCAGTAAATATACTGTCAGGGGACAATTGGTTTTACATGTAGCACTTATATTACTTTTTATTTTTTCAACAGGATCCATGACCCTTTACACAGTTAATTTACTGAATTTTCAGTCTTATTTATGGTGTGTAATGATATTATTTATTCTTTTATCGGGTCAGTTTATTTTATCCGGGAAAGCATCTGAATGGATTAGCTATTCATCTGTACAAGCATCTTTTATTTGTGAGGTTACACTAAAACAGGGTCAATCAAAATGGACGGGTAAAGGATACCTTGACTCAGGTAATGCTCTATCAGCGCCATTTAGCGGAAAACCTGTCATGTTTGCAGATGCCCAGGTAGCATCCCGGTTACTGCCTGCGGAGGTAGTGGCTTATATTAACGGACAGTCAGCGTGTCCTGAACAATGGAAGCAAAGAATATCATTTATCCCGTCCAAATCAGTTCACAAGGATTGTAAAATCCTGCTTGGCATTGAATGTGACAGTGTAGAGGTTGAGTCAGAAGGACAGACATTTATATTTGAGAGAATACCTGTGATTTTCAGTAAAGAGCAGTATTATGTGGAGCAATCCTGTCATTGTCTCCTAAGTCCATTACAAATGCTGAATTGTTATCAAAAATAA
- the sigE gene encoding RNA polymerase sporulation sigma factor SigE — translation MDAKKKVQLWLVQVAGKFKAKEIHYIGGSEALPSPLERPEEAKVLARLAQGDEQARSLLIERNLRLVVYISRKFENTGINLEDLISIGTIGLIKAINTFNIEKNIKLATYASRCIENEILMYLRRTSKLRSEVSFDEPLNTDWDGNELLLSDVLGTENDLIVKGIEEKMDRVLLYQALNILDEKESFIIESRFGLNGRKEHTQKDVADMMGISQSYISRLEKRIIKRLQREVAKLV, via the coding sequence CTGGATGCGAAGAAGAAAGTTCAATTATGGCTCGTTCAGGTTGCCGGGAAATTTAAAGCAAAAGAAATTCATTACATTGGTGGAAGTGAAGCACTCCCGTCTCCACTTGAAAGGCCGGAGGAAGCAAAAGTACTGGCACGGCTGGCCCAGGGAGACGAGCAGGCAAGGTCCTTATTGATCGAGAGAAATTTAAGACTTGTCGTGTATATATCCAGAAAGTTTGAAAATACCGGTATTAACCTTGAAGACCTGATTAGTATTGGTACGATTGGACTTATTAAAGCGATTAATACATTCAATATTGAGAAAAATATTAAACTGGCCACTTATGCCTCAAGATGTATTGAAAATGAGATCCTGATGTATCTGAGGAGAACCAGCAAATTAAGGTCGGAAGTATCATTTGATGAACCGTTAAATACAGACTGGGATGGAAATGAGCTGCTGCTGTCCGATGTGCTCGGTACTGAAAATGACCTGATTGTTAAGGGAATTGAAGAAAAGATGGATAGAGTGCTGTTATACCAGGCGCTAAACATTCTGGATGAAAAAGAATCATTTATTATTGAATCAAGGTTCGGTCTTAATGGCAGAAAAGAACACACTCAAAAAGATGTTGCAGATATGATGGGCATCTCGCAGTCCTACATATCCAGACTTGAAAAACGGATTATTAAAAGGCTGCAGCGTGAGGTAGCAAAATTGGTATAA
- the sigG gene encoding RNA polymerase sporulation sigma factor SigG, which produces MSRKVEICGVDTSSLPIYKNEEMRRYFSAFQNGDREAREKLVYGNLRLVLSVIQRFSHRSENPDDLFQVGCIGLLKSIDNFDLSQNVRFSTYAVPMIIGEIRRHLRDNNPIRVSRSLRDIAYKSLKAKEELMTETSKEPTISEIAKRAEIPEEDIVFALDAIQEPVSLFEPVYQDGGDPVYVMDQVKDTRVSDERWIEELSIREGMLDLEERERLIVKNRFFNGKTQMEVAEEIGISQAQVSRLEKGAIKQMNKYFS; this is translated from the coding sequence ATGTCCCGGAAAGTTGAAATTTGCGGTGTAGATACTTCTTCACTCCCAATTTATAAAAACGAAGAAATGAGACGGTATTTCTCTGCTTTTCAAAATGGAGATCGTGAAGCGAGAGAAAAACTTGTATACGGAAATCTGAGACTTGTGCTGAGTGTCATTCAGCGTTTCAGCCACAGGAGTGAAAATCCTGATGATCTGTTTCAGGTAGGCTGTATTGGTTTGTTAAAATCAATTGACAACTTTGATTTAAGTCAGAATGTACGCTTTTCAACTTATGCTGTGCCGATGATTATCGGAGAAATCAGACGTCATCTCCGAGATAATAACCCGATTAGAGTGTCAAGATCGCTTCGTGACATTGCTTATAAATCTTTAAAAGCCAAAGAAGAACTAATGACTGAAACATCAAAAGAACCGACAATCAGTGAAATAGCCAAACGCGCTGAAATTCCTGAAGAAGACATTGTATTTGCTCTTGACGCGATTCAGGAACCTGTATCATTATTTGAGCCTGTCTATCAGGATGGCGGTGACCCGGTATATGTAATGGATCAGGTAAAAGACACACGTGTCAGCGATGAGCGCTGGATTGAAGAGCTGTCTATCAGAGAGGGTATGCTTGACCTCGAAGAAAGGGAGCGCCTGATCGTAAAAAACAGATTCTTCAATGGAAAGACACAGATGGAAGTCGCTGAAGAAATCGGCATCTCACAGGCACAGGTATCCCGCCTTGAAAAAGGAGCCATCAAACAGATGAATAAGTATTTTTCATGA
- a CDS encoding YlmC/YmxH family sporulation protein: MRISDLQSKDVVSITDGKKLGLIADIDLNVYTGMIDSFVLQSSGGWFNRGEEVRIKWKDVAKIGNDVILVKNIDKADGLIN, from the coding sequence ATGAGAATTTCTGATCTGCAATCAAAAGATGTTGTTTCAATCACGGATGGTAAAAAGCTTGGGCTGATCGCTGATATCGACCTGAACGTCTATACCGGTATGATTGACTCATTTGTTTTGCAATCCTCAGGGGGCTGGTTCAACCGGGGTGAAGAAGTCAGGATCAAATGGAAAGACGTTGCAAAGATCGGGAATGATGTAATTCTTGTTAAAAATATTGATAAAGCTGACGGGCTAATCAATTAA
- the pgeF gene encoding peptidoglycan editing factor PgeF, producing MRESLLAQKGLIAMGMMVDQTNTFLESSSWKKRFPGLTALFTTKHGGVSQGYFSSLNTGLHVNDQRLDVIHNRHTVARNSGWELNKWIFADQVHGTRVVQVTSRHAGMGTENYSGAVKAADGLWTFDQGVGLSLGFADCVPIYFAEPETGYAGVAHAGWKGSVGNIAGEMIRQAAEAGVCAEKVYVMIGPSIGECCYQVDQRVIDQIPEDISGKGIYETVAEGQYKLNLQELNKQLLLKAGVKEHHIEISGMCTGCYDQLFFSHRRDQGKTGRMSAVIGWRES from the coding sequence TTGAGAGAATCTCTGCTTGCACAGAAAGGTTTGATCGCAATGGGAATGATGGTTGACCAAACAAATACGTTTCTGGAATCTTCTTCATGGAAAAAAAGATTCCCGGGTCTGACTGCGCTCTTTACAACAAAACACGGCGGAGTCAGTCAAGGGTATTTTTCGTCATTAAATACAGGATTGCATGTTAATGATCAGCGTCTTGATGTCATTCATAATCGTCATACAGTTGCCCGGAACAGCGGGTGGGAATTGAATAAATGGATATTTGCAGATCAGGTTCACGGAACCCGTGTCGTACAGGTGACATCACGTCATGCCGGCATGGGAACTGAAAACTACAGTGGTGCCGTCAAAGCAGCTGACGGCCTCTGGACTTTTGATCAGGGAGTTGGTCTGTCACTAGGTTTTGCTGATTGTGTTCCAATCTATTTTGCTGAGCCTGAAACCGGATATGCCGGTGTGGCTCATGCAGGATGGAAAGGATCCGTTGGTAATATAGCAGGTGAGATGATCAGACAGGCTGCCGAAGCTGGCGTATGTGCAGAAAAGGTTTACGTGATGATCGGGCCGTCTATCGGTGAATGCTGTTACCAGGTGGATCAGAGAGTAATTGATCAGATTCCCGAAGATATTTCAGGCAAAGGCATTTATGAAACAGTGGCTGAAGGTCAGTATAAACTCAATTTGCAGGAACTGAATAAGCAGCTTTTATTAAAAGCCGGGGTTAAAGAGCATCACATTGAAATCAGCGGGATGTGTACAGGCTGTTATGATCAGCTGTTTTTTTCACACAGAAGAGATCAGGGGAAAACCGGCAGGATGTCTGCAGTCATTGGATGGAGGGAATCATAA
- a CDS encoding YggS family pyridoxal phosphate-dependent enzyme, which produces MKVSEKLNLINKEIFTACERVGRQADSVKIVAVTKYVSNERTQEAVDAGLIHLGENRPEGFKEKRDAVSGNVKWHFIGSLQSRKVKNVINEIDVLHSLDRMSLAKEIQKRADQKIDCFLQVNVSGEEQKHGLSPENAAQFVEELANYDKINVIGLMTMAPLTEDEEVIRSCFKQLAVLRDSIAAKNLQHAPCTELSMGMSNDFTIAIEEGATYIRIGSSLVGE; this is translated from the coding sequence TTGAAGGTATCTGAAAAACTTAATCTGATTAATAAAGAAATTTTCACAGCCTGTGAACGTGTGGGCAGACAGGCTGATTCAGTTAAAATCGTTGCTGTCACCAAATATGTGAGTAATGAACGTACACAGGAAGCCGTAGATGCAGGACTGATTCATCTTGGAGAGAATCGTCCTGAAGGTTTTAAAGAAAAAAGAGATGCTGTGTCAGGAAACGTTAAATGGCACTTTATCGGTTCACTGCAATCAAGAAAAGTGAAAAATGTCATTAATGAGATTGATGTTCTTCATTCACTGGATAGAATGTCACTTGCAAAAGAAATTCAAAAGCGTGCAGATCAAAAAATTGATTGTTTTTTGCAGGTAAATGTGTCAGGAGAAGAACAAAAACATGGACTTTCTCCAGAAAATGCGGCTCAATTTGTCGAAGAACTGGCAAACTATGATAAAATAAATGTAATTGGATTAATGACAATGGCGCCGCTGACTGAAGATGAAGAGGTGATCCGCAGCTGTTTTAAACAGCTGGCAGTGCTGAGAGACTCCATTGCTGCAAAAAACCTGCAGCATGCACCGTGCACTGAGTTGTCAATGGGCATGTCAAATGACTTTACCATTGCCATTGAAGAAGGAGCTACCTACATAAGAATCGGATCTTCGCTCGTCGGAGAATAA
- a CDS encoding cell division protein SepF yields the protein MGMKTKFKDFFFGEEEEYFEEMTEETPEEVRSVRKPAQKQNVVSLQSVQQSSKMVLMEPRMYAEAQEIADHLKSHRAVVVNLQRISKDQAKRIVDFLSGTVYAIGGDIQRVGTDIFLCTPDNIEVSGNITDLIQED from the coding sequence ATGGGGATGAAAACGAAATTTAAAGATTTTTTCTTTGGTGAAGAAGAGGAGTATTTTGAGGAAATGACTGAAGAAACTCCTGAGGAAGTAAGAAGCGTCAGAAAACCTGCCCAAAAGCAGAATGTCGTCAGTCTCCAGAGCGTTCAGCAATCATCCAAAATGGTATTGATGGAACCCAGGATGTATGCTGAAGCTCAGGAAATCGCTGATCATCTGAAAAGTCACCGTGCGGTAGTGGTGAATCTACAGAGAATCAGCAAAGATCAGGCAAAGCGGATTGTTGATTTCCTCAGCGGGACGGTTTACGCAATTGGCGGTGACATTCAGCGTGTAGGTACAGACATCTTCTTATGTACACCTGATAATATAGAGGTCAGCGGAAATATAACTGACCTGATCCAAGAAGATTAA